From Pongo pygmaeus isolate AG05252 chromosome 1, NHGRI_mPonPyg2-v2.0_pri, whole genome shotgun sequence, one genomic window encodes:
- the SLFNL1 gene encoding schlafen-like protein 1 isoform X1 has translation MMPMKRSVQTQVSEPFMESWGEESLPELPAEQSQTEYSDLEEAPSAHTLYVGHLNPQFSVPVLACLLRDTLERLEMPVAREHIEVVRRPRKAYALVQVTVRRDTLASLPWRLQTALEEHLILKELAARGKELLLSEAQGPFSHREEEEEEDSGLSPGPSPGSGVPLPIWPTHTLPDRPQARQLQSCQGRPSGVCSDSAIVHQQIVGTDQLFQGAFLGSETRNMEFKRGSGEYLSLAFKHHVRRYVCAFLNSEGGSLLVGVEDSGLVQGIRCSHRDEDRARLLVDSILQGFKPQIFPDAYTLTFIPVISTSETSVPLKVIRLTVHTPKAQSQPQLYQTDQGEVFLRRDGSIQGPLSASAIQEWCRQRWLVELGKLEERVKALTMEKEQLQQQLQQHGPVSCTCCVL, from the exons ATGATGCCCATGAAGAGATCAGTGCAAACACAGGTGTCAGAGCCCTTCATGGAGTCCTGGGGTGAGGAGTCCCTGCCGGAGCTACCCGCAGAGCAGTCCCAGACGGAGTACTCTGACCTCGAGGAGGCTCCCTCGGCGCACACTCTCTATGTGGGCCATCTGAACCCCCAGTTCTCGGTGCCGGTGCTTGCCTGCCTGCTGCGAGACACCCTGGAGCGGCTGGAGATGCCGGTGGCGCGGGAGCACATTGAAGTGGTGAGGCGGCCGCGGAAGGCCTATGCACTGGTGCAGGTGACTGTCCGCAGGGACACCCTGGCCTCCCTCCCCTGGCGCCTGCAGACGGCCCTGGAGGAGCACCTAATCCTCAAGGAGCTGGCAGCCCGTGGGAAGGAGCTGCTGTTGAGTGAGGCCCAAGGGCCCTTCAGCCACAGAGAG gaggaggaggaggaggacagtgGCCTGAGCCCCGGCCCCAGCCCAGGCTCTGGTGTCCCGCTGCCCATCTGGCCTACACACACGCTGCCTGATAGGCCCCAGGCCCGGCAGCTGCAGAGCTGCCAGGGCCGGCCCAGCGGCGTGTGCTCCGACAGTGCCATTGTGCACCAGCAGATCGTGGGCACGGACCAGCTCTTCCAGGGTGCCTTCCTGGGCAGCGAGACCCGCAATATGGAGTTCAAGCGGGGTAGCGGCGAGTACCTCAGCCTGGCCTTCAAGCACCACGTGCGGCGCTACGTGTGCGCCTTCCTCAACAGCGAAGGCGGCAGCCTGCTCGTGGGAGTAGAGGACAGCGGCCTGGTGCAGGGCATCCGCTGCAGCCACCGTGACGAGGACCGCGCACGCCTGCTGGTGGACTCCATCCTGCAGGGCTTCAAGCCTCAGATCTTTCCCGATGCCTACACTCTCACCTTCATCCCTGTGATCAGTACCTCGGAGACCAGTGTCCCCCTCAAG GTGATCCGCCTGACCGTGCACACCCCCAAGGCCCAGAGCCAGCCGCAACTCTACCAGACAGACCAGGGGGAGGTGTTTCTGCGGCGCGACGGGAGCATCCAGGGCCCACTGTCCGCCAGCGCCATCCAGGAGTGGTGCAGGCAG AGGTGGCTGGTGGAGCTGGGCAAGCTGGAAGAGAGGGTGAAGGCGCTGACGATGGAGAAGGAGCAgctccagcagcagctgcagcagcacgGGCCTGTGTCCTGCACCTGCTGTGTCCTGTGA
- the SLFNL1 gene encoding schlafen-like protein 1 isoform X2, with protein MMPMKRSVQTQVSEPFMESWGEESLPELPAEQSQTEYSDLEEAPSAHTLYVGHLNPQFSVPVLACLLRDTLERLEMPVAREHIEVVRRPRKAYALVQVTVRRDTLASLPWRLQTALEEHLILKELAARGKELLLSEAQGPFSHREEEEEEDSGLSPGPSPGSGVPLPIWPTHTLPDRPQARQLQSCQGRPSGVCSDSAIVHQQIVGTDQLFQGAFLGSETRNMEFKRGSGEYLSLAFKHHVRRYVCAFLNSEGGSLLVGVEDSGLVQGIRCSHRDEDRARLLVDSILQGFKPQIFPDAYTLTFIPVISTSETSVPLKVIRLTVHTPKAQSQPQLYQTDQGEVFLRRDGSIQGPLSASAIQEWCRQGKRPPCSPYP; from the exons ATGATGCCCATGAAGAGATCAGTGCAAACACAGGTGTCAGAGCCCTTCATGGAGTCCTGGGGTGAGGAGTCCCTGCCGGAGCTACCCGCAGAGCAGTCCCAGACGGAGTACTCTGACCTCGAGGAGGCTCCCTCGGCGCACACTCTCTATGTGGGCCATCTGAACCCCCAGTTCTCGGTGCCGGTGCTTGCCTGCCTGCTGCGAGACACCCTGGAGCGGCTGGAGATGCCGGTGGCGCGGGAGCACATTGAAGTGGTGAGGCGGCCGCGGAAGGCCTATGCACTGGTGCAGGTGACTGTCCGCAGGGACACCCTGGCCTCCCTCCCCTGGCGCCTGCAGACGGCCCTGGAGGAGCACCTAATCCTCAAGGAGCTGGCAGCCCGTGGGAAGGAGCTGCTGTTGAGTGAGGCCCAAGGGCCCTTCAGCCACAGAGAG gaggaggaggaggaggacagtgGCCTGAGCCCCGGCCCCAGCCCAGGCTCTGGTGTCCCGCTGCCCATCTGGCCTACACACACGCTGCCTGATAGGCCCCAGGCCCGGCAGCTGCAGAGCTGCCAGGGCCGGCCCAGCGGCGTGTGCTCCGACAGTGCCATTGTGCACCAGCAGATCGTGGGCACGGACCAGCTCTTCCAGGGTGCCTTCCTGGGCAGCGAGACCCGCAATATGGAGTTCAAGCGGGGTAGCGGCGAGTACCTCAGCCTGGCCTTCAAGCACCACGTGCGGCGCTACGTGTGCGCCTTCCTCAACAGCGAAGGCGGCAGCCTGCTCGTGGGAGTAGAGGACAGCGGCCTGGTGCAGGGCATCCGCTGCAGCCACCGTGACGAGGACCGCGCACGCCTGCTGGTGGACTCCATCCTGCAGGGCTTCAAGCCTCAGATCTTTCCCGATGCCTACACTCTCACCTTCATCCCTGTGATCAGTACCTCGGAGACCAGTGTCCCCCTCAAG GTGATCCGCCTGACCGTGCACACCCCCAAGGCCCAGAGCCAGCCGCAACTCTACCAGACAGACCAGGGGGAGGTGTTTCTGCGGCGCGACGGGAGCATCCAGGGCCCACTGTCCGCCAGCGCCATCCAGGAGTGGTGCAGGCAG GGCAAGAGGCCACCCTGCAGCCCCTACCCCTGA